From the genome of Methylocystis echinoides:
GATCATGTTTGCATGGCGCCGTCGCGCGGCAAGAGGGAGGCGCCCGCGCCTCGTCGCTTGCGCTTCGCCCGATGGCGGACTTAGCTTTGCCCTTGGTCGAGATGTTTTTGACAGAGGATTTATAGAGCATGCGCATATTTTTTCTCGGCGGCCTCGTTTGCGCGACGCTCGGCGCGGTTCCGCTCGCGCAAGCGACGGAAGCGGAGCCCTTCACGCGTCCGCATCGCTTTTCGGCGCAGGATATCGCCGCCTTCGCCGACGCGAGAATCGTCGCGCTGAAGGCGGGGCTCCAGCTCAAGGCGGAGCAGGAGACAAACTGGCCGGCGCTGGAAACGGCGCTTCGCGACGCCGCCAAGGCCCGCGTGGCGCGCATCGAGGAGACGCGCAACAGCGGGGCCGCGGCCTTCAGCGCCGACCCGATCGGCGCCCTGCAACGACGCGCGCACTATATGGCGGCGCGCAGCGGCGAACTCGACAAGATCGCCGCCGCCGCCAAGCCGCTTTATGACGTCCTCGACGAGGCCCAGAAGCGCCGCTTCGGCCCGCTGCTCGCATCGGCGCTGCATGAGCGCATGCGCGGCGCGCCCGGCGCGCGGCGCGGCGGCGACATGACGTCGGCGTTTTGACGTCCGGAGCCGATCGGGCTTTAATCGCGCATGCTGCCTTCGCGCTTCTGGTCGGAGCTCTCGATCCGCGACATCCGCGCCCACGACATGTCGGGCGTGATCGCCATATTGCCCATCGCCGCCGTCGAGCAGCACGGGCCGCATCTGCCGCTCGGCGTCGACGCCATGATCATGGAGGGCGCCATCGAGCGCGTCGCGCTGCGTCTCCCGCCGGATCTCGACGCTGTCTTTCTGCCAATGCAGAGCGTCGGCGTCTCGCTCGAACATCGCGACTTTCCCGGGACGCTTTCGCTGACCTTCGACACGGCGGCGCGCATGCTCGCCGACATCGTCGAGGGCGTGGCGCGCGCGGGGGTGAAAAAGCTCGTGCTGATGAATTCGCACGGAGGCAATTCGGCGCTCCTCGCCACCGTCGCGCTCGATCTGCGGGCGCGTTTCGGCATGCTCGCGGTGACCTGCTCCTGGGCGCGCTTCGGCTATCCGGACGGGCTTTTTTCAGCCGCCGAGCAACGCCACGGCATTCACGGCGGCGAGATCGAAACATCGCTGATGCTCGCCTTTCGGCCCGGCCTCGTCGATATGGGTCGCGCCAAGAACTTCCCGCCGGCGACGCTCGACTTCGAGCGCGACTTCGCCTGGCTGCGCGCTGACCGCCCGGCCGGCTTCGGCTGGATGACGCAGGATCTCTCGCCCGCCGGCGCCATGGGCGACGCCTCCAGGGCGACGGCCGAAAAGGGCGAGGCCATCGCCGATTACTGGGCCACCGCCTTCATCGAACTGCTGCGCGACGTCGAGGCTTTCGATCTGGCGCGCCTCAAGACAGATTAGGATTTCTTGCAGGGCAAGGTTGGCGTAAGAGCGGCCGGATAGTCTCCCACCGCAAGGAGACCGCCATGAGCGTCGAGAGGATCGCGCCGCTGGGCCAGGCCGCCACCGACGCCGCCTTCATGCGCGTGGTCGGCGGCGCCGGTCCGGATCATGGTCGCTCGCCGCCGCCACCCTTCCCGCCGCCCGAAACCCCGATTGAGGCCGCGCCGCATCTCTACGACAGCCTTGTCCTGCCGATCCCTGAGGGCGCGGGTTCGGACGATCCTCGCCTCCCGTCCTCGCTGGTCAATCATTTCTACAGGACGCAGGCGGCGCGCGCGCAAATCGAGCCGCTCGTCGACGGCCTGTTGCCAGACGCCCTTCTCCGCCGCGAGGTCGAGACGCTGCTACGGCGTCAGGCCGAAGCGCGGCGCTTGGATGTGACGCGGCTGATCGAGAAGAGCAAGGAAACGCCCGAAGGTCGCCTGCCGTCCCGCAATGTGAAGGACGCCCGCTTCACCTTCAGGGGCAGGCTCGCGGCCGCCGATGACGAAGGCAGGCTGAAGCTCTTCGATCTGTACCTGACCCGAACCGGCCCTCGACAATGGGAGGCGGCCGTCTTCGACCGCGATCCGTCGCGCGCGGGCCAAGTCTTCCCGCGCGCGACGCCGCCCGTCGAAACGCGGCGTCTCTTGATCGATCCCGCCACGGGGCTCGTCATGGCCTGCGTTGCGCAGCAGATGGGGGCTTCCGGTTTCGAGACGGCGGCGCGGGCGGCCTTGTTCCCCGCCGCCGCCGGGCGCGCCTTGCTTTATCCGGCCCTCGCCGCCGCGGCCGCGCTCCTCCTGGCGCAATATGTCTCTTGGGCGGCCGCAACGCTTCTCACCGCTCTCGCGCTTTACGCATGGGGATCGGAGCGGCGTTGACGCGGTCGCAGACGCGGCCAAGCCCGCGTTGGCGACTTTCCTGATAAGCCCCGCGACGTTGACTATGACAAAGCTTTGTCGGCGAATGCGTCGCACAGGCAATCGTGAGAGGGAACGGTTTCCATGGACTTCATCCATCCGCTAGCGCGCGGCGCGAAGGTTTGGAAGGCCCAGCTCGAAAGCGGCGAAGCCAAGCGCATTTTGGTGATCGTCACCAATGCCGAGCTCAATCCCGAGAGCAAAAAGTACAACGCCCAGACGGTCGACAGGCTGACCGCCGCCGCCGAGGAATTCTTGCAGGAATCCGGCGAGGCCGACGGCTTTCTCCTCGCCAACCGGCTGCGCGACTGGGAGAACTCCAAGGACCGTTAGGTCGCGGAGGGCGGCGACCAAGGGAGAGTCCATGTCTCGGTGAGCGTGCGGCCATTGGCGCGCAGGAAGAGGCGTAGGTCCGCAGTGTCGCCGGGTTTCACCCTCACGTCGAATTGTGCGCGCAGCCCTTCGATATGCGGATTGGCGATGACGCTGGCGCGCAGCACGCGCCCTTTCGAGCATGTCGCCACCGCTTCGACCTGAGACGGATCGTTGACGTAATAGGCGAGATCGCCCCCCGCGAAATCAACGAGAAAACGTCTCGCGCCGGGATCGTAAGGCTCGGACGATCCAAGGGCGCGCGCCTGCGCTTCGAATGTGTGCAAGGCCCGGCCGTTGGGCGCGAGGCGCGGCATGTCGAGCCCCGCGGTGATGCGATAGGCGTACGCGAAGGGCTTGCCGGGCTCAGGCGGCGCGGCCGGCGTCCAGCTCGCGACGATATTGTCGTTGGTTTCGTCCGGCGTCGGCAGTTCGATGAGTTCGACGCTTCCCGCGCCCCACTCGCCGACGGGCTCCACGAAATAACTTGGCCGGTTTTGATAAGCGAGATCGAGATCCTGATAGGATTCGAACGTCCGGTCGCGCTGCAACAGACCGAAGCCGCGCGGATTGCGGTCGAGAAAGAGCGACATGCGCTCGCGCGCCGGATTGCCGAGCGGGCGCCACAGCCACTCCTCGGAGCCATTGTGGATGAGAAGGCCGTCCGAATCGTGGATTTCGTCGCGGAATCCGTCACGCACCCTGCGGTCGTTCTCGCCGGTGAGATACATGGAAGTCAGCGGCGCCAGACCGAACTTCACGCCGGCGCGGCGCGGAAACAGCGTCGCCTGCACGTCGAGCGTGCTTTCCTGACCGACCGTGAGGTCGAAGCGATAGGCGCCCGTGGCGGCTTCGCCGTCGAGCAGCGCATAGATGGTCGCGCGGTTGCCGCCCTGCGTCGGCGCCTCGATCCAGAATTCGCGAAAGAAGGGGAAGGACTCTCGATCCGTTCCCGACTCGACGCAGAGCGCGCGCGCCGAGAGCCCATATTGCTGGTCCCGGCCCAGAAAGCGGAAATAGCTCGCCCCGAGAAAAGAGATCGCCTCGTCATGCACGTGCGGGTCGTTGACCGGGTAATGCAGACGAAAGCCGGCGAAGCCGGTGTTGACGCCAAGGCTGGCGCCGGGTTTGAGGCGCCCGTAATCGAACATCCCCGTGGAATAGGGGATGGGCGCCGCGATGCCGTCGCGGATCGTGTTCACCGTCACGGAGCGGCGATAGAGAAACCCCAGGTGGAACGTCTCGAGCCGGAAGCCGCCCGAGAGGTTCGAAAATAGCGCGTGATCGCGCTTGAAACGGATGTCCCGCCAGGAGTCGAAATCGAGCGAATCAAAGCCTTCGGGCAGGCGCGGCGTCGCATCCTCGAAAGGGGCCGCGGCAAGGGCGCGGGCGCGCAGGATCACGTCGTCGAAACCGAATCGCGGCGCCGGGCTCGTCCCCGCTGCGCTTTGGCCGTAGGCAGGCAAGACGAGAGTCGCGCCCGTCGCGGCGAGGGCGCCAATCATCTGTCGCCGGGTGATGTCGCTCATGCTCGTATACCAGAATGCCTAATTTGCACGCAGATTGATGCGGGCGCCTTAAGCTGCTCTAGCGAGAACGCTCCGGTTGCGCAAGCATAGGCGCCTCGACGGTCTGGACGCTCCGACGGCACATACAGCCAGCCGCGCCCTCGCTGCAACGCAGGACAAAAAAGTCAGGACGCCGGTCAAAAACTTCTTGTCTTCGCTGGCAAAGCGCGTATCTACAGTTTTGCCCAAATCGCACGTGCCTGTGGTCGTGTGTCGGTCGGCGGGGATCCGGACAAGAGGCCGGTCAACCGCCCGAGAAAAACCGGCAGCCGGAGGCGAACCGGCGAACTCCGCCCTCAGCGGAGGATCGCGACTTAAAGCAACGACGGACCGGGCTTTTTTGGTCTCTGTCGGCCCTCCAAAGGTCGGCTTACCGAAGAGGCTTGTCTTTCTTGCCGGGCGTGCGGAAAGGGAAATTCCCCTTCCAATCGATGGCTGATCGGATCGAAGCGACATGCGCTTGCGCGCGTGTTCGTCGTCGTCCCGAAAGGCCAACGGCGCATCACCGGATCGTTTAGCGCGCAAGCGCGGCGCGATCCTGGATTGCTGGCGCATCGCCGTTCGTCGCGTCTCCACCACGCGCGAGCGAAGGACGTCGTGCATCCGCCGAAGCAACTGGTTCCTGGCGCGCCACGCAGCGCGCCCTTCGAAGGGGATGCCGCAATGACCGACCGTATCCACGAATTCCTCGCCGAACGTCGCCGCGCCGGCCGCGACACGGGCCCCTGCCTCGTCGTCGATCTCGACGTCGTGCGCGAGAACTATCTCGGTTTCGCACGGGCGTTGCCCGACACGCGCGTGTTCTACGCCGTGAAGGCCAATCCGGCGCCTGAAGTGCTGTCGCTGCTCGCCTCTCTCGGCTCCTGCTTCGACACGGCCTCGGTCGTCGAGATCGAGCAGACGCTCGCCGCCGGCGCGACGCCCGACCGCATCTCCTTCGGCAACACGATCAAGAAGGAGCGCGACGTCGCGCGCGCCTATGAGCTCGGCATCCGCCTCTTCGCGGTCGACTGCGTCGAGGAGGTCGAGAAGATCGCGCGCGCCGCGCCCGGCTCGAAGGTGTTCTGCCGCATTCTCTGCGACGGCTCCGGCGCGGAATGGCCGCTGTCGCGCAAGTTCGGTTGCGTCCCCGAGATGGCGACGCAGGTGCTGGAGCATGCGCATCGCCTCGGCCTGCAGGCGTACGGCGTCTCGTTCCATGTCGGCTCGCAGCAGACCGACCCGCGCAAGTGGGACGGCGCGCTGAAGTCGGCGGCGGATATTTTCCGCGACCTCGCGGAGCGCGGAATCACGCTGCAGATGGTCAATCTCGGCGGCGGCTTCCCGACCAAATATCTGAAGAACGTGCCGGCGGTGAAGCAATATGGCAACGCGATCTTCCGCGCGCTGTCGAAGCATTTCGGCAACCGCATTCCGGAGACGATCATCGAGCCGGGCCGCGGCATGGTCGGCAACGCCGGCGTCATCGAAGCGGAGGTCGTGCTGATCTCGAAGAAGTCGGAAGCCGAAGGCGAACTGCGCTGGGTCTATCTCGACATCGGCAAGTTCAACGGCCTCGCCGAGACGATCGACGAGATGATCCGCTATCCGATTCGCACGAAGGCGGATGGCGCGCCGACGTCGCCCTGCGTCATCGCCGGGCCGAGCTGCGATTCGGTCGACGTTCTCTATGAGAAGGCGCCCTATCACCTGCCGGTGTCGCTCGAGATCGGCGCGAAGGTGCTGATCGAGGGGACGGGGGCCTATACGACCACCTATTCGGCGGTCGGCTTCAACGGCTTCCCGCCGCTCGAGACCTTCATCATCTGAGCGGGTCTCCGCCCTCTCCCGCAAGCGGGAGAGGGAATGAATAGCTCTCCCTGTAACCAGCCCCGTACGGCGGGCGCGTTCGACGCGCCAGGCGCGAGGGTCGCTTGTCCTCTCGAAGGAGGAACAGATGACCTTTGAACTTGCCTTCTCCCACCCCGTCGCCGCCGCGCCCGTCCGGCCGCTGCGGCGCGCCTTTGAAATCCTCGACGAGACCGCCGTGGACATTCCGGCGCGCGAGGCGCTGCTCGATTCGGCTTTCGGGCCGGCGCGTTTTCTCAAGACCTGCGAGCGGCTGCGCGACGGGCGCACGCCGGCGCCGGGCCTCGCGCGCGTCGCCAAGGACGACGAGGGCGAACTCATCGCCACCATTCGCCTGTGGCCGATCCTTGCCGGCGGCCGCCCTGCGCTGCTCTTGGGGCCGGTTGCGGTCGCCGAGCATGCGCGTTCGCTCGGGCTCGGCGCCGCGATGATTCGCGACTCGCTCGCGCGCGCCGAGGCGCTCGGACATCGCGCCGTGCTGCTCGTCGGCGATGCGCCCTATTATCGCCGCTTCGGCTTTGAGCGCCGGTTTACCGAGGAGCTGACCCTGCCGGGGCCGGTGGAGCGGGCGCGCTTTCTGGGTCTGGAGCTCGCGCCCGGCGCGCTCGCGGGCGCGAGGGGCCGCGTCACGGCGGCGGCGGTTGCGCCGATTGCGTTGCCGAGAGCGGCGTGACGCGTCGCGCTGGGGGAGGGGGAGACGATCCGCCTTCCCCGTGACAAGGCGCTAGAAAATCCCCAGCGCGTAGCGCGACAGCGGGAAGGCGAGCGCGGCGCCGAGCGCCACGCCGGCGACGACGTCGCTCGGATAATGATGGGCCGTGGCGACGCGCGACCAGGCCATCGACAGCACCAGAACAAGGGCGGAGACGGTCATCGCCGGCCAGGCGAGGATGATCGGCGCCAGCACCCCGGTGATTGTCATGGCGTGTCCGCTCGGGAAGGAATGCTCGTCGAGCGTCTTCAAGAGCGAAGGCAGGCGCGCGTCGACATGGAAAGGACGCTTGCGGCAAAAGCGGCGCTTGATGATCGGATAGAGACTATGCAGCAACGCGGCGTTGATCCCGGCGAGGACGACCACGCGCCAGCCCTGCACGCCCATTCCGCAAAAGACGATGGCGAGCAGGATCGGGTAGATCCAGCCATTGCCGAGTTTGCTCACGCCGATCGCGAGCGGGCGGATCGCACGCGGCCGGGCCGAGCGGGAAAAGAGATGAACCGCCGCGAGATCGGCGTCGAGAAGCCGTTGGAGCCATCGGCCCTGAAGGCCGGTTTGCGGGAAGGATGACGCGTCGCGCGTCAGCTTCGCCGACCAATCCGTCGTAAACGCCATGACGCAAGGCTAGGTGCCCTGCGCTGCGTTTTCGCGACGGAGAGGCTGCGGTTCAATGACGGTTACATGGACGCGATGTAACGGGCGGATGATGTTTCGATGACAGCTGAGCCGTCAAATTGCCCGCGTCGCCTCGCGCAGCCATCTCCGCGTCCTGGCGTCGACGAGCGGCGACAGCGTCTTGCGCACATGGGCGTGATAGGCGTTGAGCCAGGCGATTTCTTCCGCGCTCATCAATCTGGCGTCGACG
Proteins encoded in this window:
- a CDS encoding glucan biosynthesis protein produces the protein MSDITRRQMIGALAATGATLVLPAYGQSAAGTSPAPRFGFDDVILRARALAAAPFEDATPRLPEGFDSLDFDSWRDIRFKRDHALFSNLSGGFRLETFHLGFLYRRSVTVNTIRDGIAAPIPYSTGMFDYGRLKPGASLGVNTGFAGFRLHYPVNDPHVHDEAISFLGASYFRFLGRDQQYGLSARALCVESGTDRESFPFFREFWIEAPTQGGNRATIYALLDGEAATGAYRFDLTVGQESTLDVQATLFPRRAGVKFGLAPLTSMYLTGENDRRVRDGFRDEIHDSDGLLIHNGSEEWLWRPLGNPARERMSLFLDRNPRGFGLLQRDRTFESYQDLDLAYQNRPSYFVEPVGEWGAGSVELIELPTPDETNDNIVASWTPAAPPEPGKPFAYAYRITAGLDMPRLAPNGRALHTFEAQARALGSSEPYDPGARRFLVDFAGGDLAYYVNDPSQVEAVATCSKGRVLRASVIANPHIEGLRAQFDVRVKPGDTADLRLFLRANGRTLTETWTLPWSPPSAT
- a CDS encoding Spy/CpxP family protein refolding chaperone, with product MRIFFLGGLVCATLGAVPLAQATEAEPFTRPHRFSAQDIAAFADARIVALKAGLQLKAEQETNWPALETALRDAAKARVARIEETRNSGAAAFSADPIGALQRRAHYMAARSGELDKIAAAAKPLYDVLDEAQKRRFGPLLASALHERMRGAPGARRGGDMTSAF
- a CDS encoding type III PLP-dependent enzyme, with the translated sequence MTDRIHEFLAERRRAGRDTGPCLVVDLDVVRENYLGFARALPDTRVFYAVKANPAPEVLSLLASLGSCFDTASVVEIEQTLAAGATPDRISFGNTIKKERDVARAYELGIRLFAVDCVEEVEKIARAAPGSKVFCRILCDGSGAEWPLSRKFGCVPEMATQVLEHAHRLGLQAYGVSFHVGSQQTDPRKWDGALKSAADIFRDLAERGITLQMVNLGGGFPTKYLKNVPAVKQYGNAIFRALSKHFGNRIPETIIEPGRGMVGNAGVIEAEVVLISKKSEAEGELRWVYLDIGKFNGLAETIDEMIRYPIRTKADGAPTSPCVIAGPSCDSVDVLYEKAPYHLPVSLEIGAKVLIEGTGAYTTTYSAVGFNGFPPLETFII
- a CDS encoding phosphatase PAP2 family protein — encoded protein: MAFTTDWSAKLTRDASSFPQTGLQGRWLQRLLDADLAAVHLFSRSARPRAIRPLAIGVSKLGNGWIYPILLAIVFCGMGVQGWRVVVLAGINAALLHSLYPIIKRRFCRKRPFHVDARLPSLLKTLDEHSFPSGHAMTITGVLAPIILAWPAMTVSALVLVLSMAWSRVATAHHYPSDVVAGVALGAALAFPLSRYALGIF
- a CDS encoding N-acetyltransferase gives rise to the protein MTFELAFSHPVAAAPVRPLRRAFEILDETAVDIPAREALLDSAFGPARFLKTCERLRDGRTPAPGLARVAKDDEGELIATIRLWPILAGGRPALLLGPVAVAEHARSLGLGAAMIRDSLARAEALGHRAVLLVGDAPYYRRFGFERRFTEELTLPGPVERARFLGLELAPGALAGARGRVTAAAVAPIALPRAA
- a CDS encoding creatininase family protein, encoding MLPSRFWSELSIRDIRAHDMSGVIAILPIAAVEQHGPHLPLGVDAMIMEGAIERVALRLPPDLDAVFLPMQSVGVSLEHRDFPGTLSLTFDTAARMLADIVEGVARAGVKKLVLMNSHGGNSALLATVALDLRARFGMLAVTCSWARFGYPDGLFSAAEQRHGIHGGEIETSLMLAFRPGLVDMGRAKNFPPATLDFERDFAWLRADRPAGFGWMTQDLSPAGAMGDASRATAEKGEAIADYWATAFIELLRDVEAFDLARLKTD